One segment of Clostridium ljungdahlii DSM 13528 DNA contains the following:
- a CDS encoding ArsR/SmtB family transcription factor, producing the protein MQEIEKAKIISKLLRVLSNENRLVIVCYLIEKPMTVSELHEKMSYLTQPALSQHLSILKANRILDSNKSGLTITYFIKDERIVNIIQVLKENYCK; encoded by the coding sequence ATGCAAGAAATAGAAAAGGCTAAAATAATATCAAAACTACTAAGAGTATTGTCTAATGAAAATAGATTGGTAATAGTGTGCTATTTAATAGAAAAACCTATGACAGTAAGCGAACTTCATGAAAAAATGAGCTATTTAACTCAACCAGCTTTGTCCCAACATTTATCAATACTTAAAGCTAACAGAATATTGGATTCAAATAAAAGTGGATTGACAATAACTTATTTTATTAAAGACGAAAGGATAGTTAATATAATTCAAGTATTGAAGGAAAACTATTGTAAATAA
- a CDS encoding thioredoxin family protein, whose amino-acid sequence MEIKILGTGCSNCKKLEANAREAAKEFNGDVKITKVEDIKDIMKYGVMRTPAIVINEKVKMVGKVSGVDEIKKYINDEK is encoded by the coding sequence ATGGAAATAAAAATTTTAGGAACAGGGTGCTCAAATTGTAAGAAACTTGAAGCGAATGCCAGGGAGGCTGCTAAAGAGTTCAATGGAGATGTTAAAATTACAAAGGTAGAGGATATTAAGGATATTATGAAATATGGAGTTATGAGAACACCTGCTATAGTTATCAATGAAAAGGTTAAAATGGTTGGAAAGGTTTCAGGTGTTGACGAAATTAAAAAATATATTAATGATGAAAAATAA
- a CDS encoding C-GCAxxG-C-C family (seleno)protein yields MTKASEYHKQGYTCGEAIIKVYNEKNGTSIPISLGSGMGAGFTVGSTCGAVGAAAVIIGFIRGRENGTEKNEARGLTRELMQDVKQKYGTETCKDLKRNGIGCAEIIEHTFEGLNHILNK; encoded by the coding sequence ATGACAAAGGCATCAGAATATCATAAGCAAGGATATACCTGTGGAGAAGCTATAATTAAGGTGTATAATGAAAAAAATGGTACTAGCATTCCAATAAGCCTTGGCAGTGGCATGGGTGCAGGGTTTACTGTTGGAAGCACATGTGGAGCTGTTGGAGCTGCAGCTGTAATTATAGGTTTTATAAGGGGAAGAGAGAACGGTACAGAGAAAAATGAAGCAAGAGGACTTACAAGAGAATTAATGCAAGATGTAAAACAAAAATATGGCACAGAAACATGTAAAGATTTAAAGAGGAATGGTATAGGGTGTGCAGAAATTATAGAACATACTTTTGAAGGTTTAAATCATATTTTAAATAAATAA
- a CDS encoding 4Fe-4S binding protein produces MKEIFKLWKKYSFILLIAFVLLGLIDLRFSVVAVICMAAPIIVSIFKGRFWCGNLCPRGSFYDNIVSKFSNKRKVPKLLKSYYFRILVVVFMMTMFTLGIKRNWGNFYGIGMVFYRIIVVTTIIGIVLSLFYNHRTWCNFCPMGTIASIISKFRTNKKVLQVSSNCVSCKICEKKCSLGIVPYEYKGDLLSHPDCIQCEKCVSVCPRKAIGHNKIDLK; encoded by the coding sequence ATGAAAGAAATTTTTAAATTGTGGAAAAAGTATTCATTTATATTATTAATTGCATTTGTATTATTAGGATTAATTGACCTGAGATTCTCAGTAGTAGCGGTCATCTGTATGGCAGCACCTATAATCGTTTCTATATTTAAAGGAAGATTTTGGTGTGGTAATTTATGTCCAAGAGGAAGTTTTTATGATAATATAGTTTCTAAATTTAGTAATAAAAGAAAAGTGCCTAAGCTTTTAAAATCTTATTATTTTAGGATTTTAGTTGTAGTATTTATGATGACTATGTTTACATTAGGAATTAAACGAAATTGGGGAAATTTTTATGGTATTGGAATGGTATTTTATAGGATTATTGTTGTAACGACAATAATTGGTATAGTATTATCTTTGTTCTATAATCATAGAACCTGGTGTAATTTTTGTCCCATGGGAACTATAGCATCAATTATATCAAAATTTAGAACTAATAAAAAAGTACTACAAGTATCATCGAATTGTGTTTCTTGTAAAATATGCGAAAAAAAGTGTTCATTAGGAATAGTCCCTTATGAATACAAAGGTGATCTTCTGAGTCATCCTGATTGCATACAATGTGAAAAATGTGTAAGTGTATGTCCTAGAAAGGCAATAGGACATAATAAGATTGACTTAAAATAA
- a CDS encoding TetR/AcrR family transcriptional regulator: MINERKIREPQQKRSIEKKDKILKAGYKLICKNGYYKTTTSEIATEAGVSIGCLYSYFKDKHTIFLDILKKYQAQFDKLRDEFMNKMLLFKSPEECFREFMLILIDIHDKSVDFQREVRTLYYYDPEVAALSDDQRQKIQDAALYSIKLYKEYIDIDDYEAAAIVTSLIINSVVDDVSLYKSSIDRNRILDETVKALCRYLKMKPINHLNKY, encoded by the coding sequence ATGATAAATGAACGTAAAATAAGAGAACCCCAGCAAAAAAGAAGTATAGAAAAAAAGGATAAAATACTTAAAGCCGGCTATAAACTGATTTGTAAAAATGGGTATTACAAGACAACAACCTCAGAAATAGCAACTGAGGCTGGTGTTTCAATAGGATGTCTTTATTCTTACTTTAAAGATAAACATACAATTTTTTTAGACATTCTTAAAAAATATCAGGCACAATTTGATAAACTTCGAGATGAATTTATGAATAAAATGCTGCTTTTTAAATCACCAGAAGAATGTTTCCGTGAATTCATGTTAATACTTATAGATATTCATGATAAATCTGTGGATTTTCAAAGAGAAGTAAGAACACTTTACTACTATGATCCAGAGGTTGCAGCACTTTCAGATGATCAAAGACAAAAAATACAAGATGCTGCACTTTATTCTATAAAACTATATAAAGAATACATTGATATAGACGATTATGAAGCTGCCGCCATAGTTACATCACTTATTATAAATTCTGTAGTAGACGATGTTTCTCTTTATAAAAGCTCAATTGACAGGAATCGTATTTTAGATGAAACTGTTAAAGCTTTATGTAGATATTTAAAAATGAAGCCAATAAATCACTTAAATAAGTACTAA
- a CDS encoding response regulator transcription factor — MDKNILIADDNIEIIKILKPYIEKEGFTVIFALDGEEALLKFNHYNPQLILLDIMMPLMDGIEVCNKIREKSNTPIIMITAKSEDADKILGLNSGADDYIVKPFSPGEVVARIKAVLRRITFPESNKMSLIKYESLELDIDNYSVKLKGKNINLTKKEIEVLWMLSSSPNKIVSRDDLLDNIWGVDYFGDPRTVDTHIKRIRSKLHLNGQYNWDIKTIWAIGYKFEVKDV, encoded by the coding sequence ATGGATAAAAATATTTTAATTGCTGATGATAATATAGAAATTATTAAAATCTTAAAGCCTTATATAGAAAAAGAGGGCTTTACCGTAATTTTTGCCCTTGATGGAGAAGAAGCATTATTAAAATTTAACCATTATAATCCACAGTTAATCTTACTTGACATTATGATGCCCTTAATGGATGGAATTGAGGTTTGCAATAAAATAAGAGAAAAATCAAATACTCCAATAATAATGATAACAGCCAAAAGTGAAGATGCCGACAAAATTTTAGGGTTAAATTCCGGCGCTGATGATTATATTGTAAAGCCATTTAGCCCTGGAGAAGTAGTAGCAAGGATAAAGGCTGTCTTAAGAAGAATTACTTTTCCTGAAAGTAATAAAATGTCACTAATTAAATATGAATCTCTTGAATTAGACATTGACAATTACTCAGTTAAACTAAAAGGTAAGAATATTAATCTTACTAAAAAAGAAATTGAGGTTTTATGGATGCTCTCAAGTTCACCTAACAAAATAGTTTCAAGGGATGATTTACTGGACAACATATGGGGTGTGGATTACTTTGGAGACCCAAGGACAGTAGATACCCATATAAAAAGGATAAGGTCAAAACTTCACCTTAATGGGCAATATAACTGGGACATTAAAACTATTTGGGCTATAGGATATAAATTTGAGGTGAAAGATGTTTAA
- a CDS encoding ArsR/SmtB family transcription factor, with the protein MNQQEVSVRIFKALGHPIRYKIVKFLYDGPKCVCKLNEHIEFSQANLSQHLKILKEAGILSSEKVGMNIHYKISSEEIKSIIDSVDKFAVSYLHDLK; encoded by the coding sequence ATGAATCAACAAGAAGTGAGTGTTAGAATTTTTAAAGCATTGGGGCATCCTATAAGATATAAAATAGTTAAGTTTTTATATGATGGACCCAAATGTGTATGTAAATTAAATGAACATATAGAATTTAGTCAAGCTAATTTATCCCAGCATTTAAAAATACTTAAGGAAGCCGGTATATTATCATCTGAAAAAGTTGGCATGAATATTCATTACAAGATAAGTAGTGAAGAAATAAAAAGTATTATTGATAGTGTTGATAAATTTGCTGTGAGTTATTTGCACGATTTAAAATAA
- a CDS encoding HesB/IscA family protein, translating into MVKVTKRAVEKFNKIKQKDENMLNAMLRISFGGYGUGGPKLQLALDELKNNDDILVKVEGMSIVYNLDLETYVNGSVIDYSNNWFSPGFTISSPNSSSC; encoded by the coding sequence ATGGTTAAGGTTACTAAGCGGGCGGTTGAAAAGTTTAATAAAATTAAGCAAAAAGATGAAAATATGTTAAATGCAATGTTAAGAATTAGTTTTGGAGGTTATGGCTGAGGTGGCCCCAAATTACAATTAGCTCTGGATGAGTTAAAAAATAATGACGATATACTTGTTAAAGTAGAAGGGATGAGTATTGTTTATAATTTGGATCTTGAAACATATGTAAATGGATCAGTTATTGATTATTCAAATAATTGGTTTAGCCCAGGATTCACTATAAGTAGTCCAAATTCTTCTTCATGTTAA
- a CDS encoding SEC-C metal-binding domain-containing protein has translation MEETKDNTYLKVNAANKIACVRKEDEFEEFSYEDEDKIMKTELKKELKSWKPIEEDFSLEYHLNRLTKVELLNIARNLYINKISSLKKEELKNRILELYEEKSYFLIENIDVERFEFLIDLARKKFCKVRYTDIQINDIGYFRDMAFLFTGILNEEDVIIMPEELQKIVLNKDNKSLRDRMKNNGQVIKLFWGMCNYYGVIHIDDFKQLIKKYIDFDLSSMDLKIVLENGAAYYNEFEYDRNIGNDVLVDNVDDIFLKQRKRIDLDFYPFKKEELLAAARADFQDKTKAYKKFHSFLINNFDIDVNVAEDLIFSLEADIKNDEKISDAISDFLSNFQLSNVDESNFIGSEVIKFANNIRQWTIKGYTPMELSQPTAVNKKKIGRNDPCPCGSGKKYKKCCGRG, from the coding sequence TTGGAGGAAACTAAAGATAATACATATTTAAAAGTAAATGCCGCAAACAAAATTGCATGTGTAAGAAAGGAGGATGAATTTGAGGAGTTTTCTTATGAAGATGAAGACAAGATAATGAAAACTGAATTAAAGAAAGAACTTAAAAGTTGGAAGCCTATTGAAGAAGACTTTTCACTGGAATATCATTTAAATAGACTAACAAAAGTTGAATTGCTGAATATAGCCAGAAATCTCTATATAAATAAAATTTCAAGTCTAAAGAAAGAGGAACTAAAAAATAGAATATTAGAATTATACGAGGAAAAGTCATATTTTCTTATAGAAAATATAGATGTTGAAAGATTTGAATTCTTAATTGACCTTGCAAGAAAAAAATTTTGTAAAGTTCGATATACAGATATACAAATAAATGATATTGGTTATTTTAGGGATATGGCATTTCTTTTTACAGGAATACTAAATGAAGAAGATGTCATTATTATGCCAGAAGAATTGCAAAAAATAGTTTTAAATAAAGATAACAAAAGTTTGAGAGATAGAATGAAAAATAACGGACAAGTTATAAAACTATTTTGGGGAATGTGTAATTATTATGGTGTTATTCATATTGATGATTTTAAGCAATTAATAAAAAAATATATTGATTTTGATTTATCAAGTATGGATCTTAAAATTGTATTAGAAAATGGAGCAGCTTATTATAATGAATTTGAGTATGATAGGAATATAGGTAATGATGTTTTAGTTGATAATGTGGATGATATATTTTTAAAGCAGCGTAAAAGAATTGATTTGGATTTTTATCCTTTCAAAAAAGAAGAATTGTTGGCAGCAGCAAGAGCAGATTTTCAGGATAAAACAAAAGCATATAAGAAATTTCATAGCTTTTTAATAAATAATTTTGATATAGATGTTAATGTAGCAGAAGATTTAATATTTTCCTTAGAGGCAGATATTAAAAATGATGAAAAAATTTCTGATGCTATTTCAGATTTCTTAAGTAACTTTCAGCTTTCGAATGTTGATGAATCAAATTTTATTGGAAGTGAAGTTATTAAATTTGCTAATAATATAAGGCAGTGGACTATAAAAGGATATACCCCTATGGAACTTAGTCAGCCTACTGCAGTTAACAAAAAAAAGATAGGAAGAAATGATCCTTGTCCTTGTGGAAGTGGAAAGAAGTATAAAAAGTGTTGTGGTAGAGGATAA
- a CDS encoding Crp/Fnr family transcriptional regulator: MVNRDENLSNRLKSIKSLYKAYPVLEKIDINNNGILKRKAIFKIIHFNEYAKLIEETCEGVPFVIKGTIKIQKINEDGDETNLYNIEQGEFCHEALSCLSNLKSLKIVGKAIQNSELCIIPFNIVEKYLIENNEFLSYMYKDLYNKFNIVIENKERIIHESLESRLIRLLINKDSNIIYTTHSQLAFEVDSVREVVSRKLKGLEKRGYIRLERGKIVILKDLNEILKD, translated from the coding sequence ATGGTTAATCGTGATGAAAATTTAAGCAATAGGTTAAAAAGTATAAAATCTTTATATAAAGCATATCCAGTATTAGAGAAAATCGATATAAATAATAATGGAATATTAAAAAGAAAAGCAATTTTTAAAATTATACATTTTAATGAGTATGCAAAATTAATAGAGGAAACATGTGAAGGAGTACCATTTGTCATAAAAGGTACAATAAAAATACAAAAAATTAATGAAGATGGAGATGAAACTAATCTTTATAACATAGAGCAAGGAGAATTTTGTCATGAAGCTTTGAGTTGTTTGTCAAACTTGAAATCTTTAAAAATAGTAGGTAAGGCGATTCAGAATTCTGAACTATGTATAATTCCATTTAACATAGTCGAAAAGTACCTTATAGAGAATAATGAGTTTTTATCATATATGTATAAAGACTTATATAATAAATTTAATATTGTTATAGAGAACAAGGAAAGAATAATTCATGAATCTTTAGAATCAAGGCTTATCAGGTTACTTATTAATAAAGATAGTAATATAATTTATACAACACACAGTCAATTAGCATTTGAGGTTGATTCGGTTAGAGAAGTTGTTAGCAGAAAACTAAAAGGTCTTGAAAAAAGAGGATATATAAGATTAGAAAGAGGAAAAATAGTAATACTTAAGGATTTGAATGAAATATTAAAAGACTAG
- a CDS encoding CoA-disulfide reductase, which yields MKKIVIVGGVAGGASAAARLRRLDENAEIILFEKGEYISFANCGLPYYIGETIKEREKLLVQTPEAMKASFNIDIRVNSEVITVDTKSKKVRVSSKDKGEYEENYDYLILSPGATPIKPPIPGIQSDKIFTLRNVPDTDKIKAYVDKENVKNAIVIGGGYIGVEMAENLKERALNTALVEAAPHILAPFDSEMVTFAEKELEDNGVGIVLNDGVKEFKEDGTGVNVILNSGKILYADMIILAIGVKPDTAFLKDSGIEFGTKGHIIVNNKMETKVEGVYAVGDAIEVVDFVNESKTAIALAGPANKQGRIAADNICGLNSIYKGTMGTAIIKVFGLTGSSTGNNERTLKSKNIQYKAIYLHPNSSAGYYPGAAPMTIKLIFNDEGKILGAQAFGYAGVDKRIDDIAITMRLGGTVYDLTELELAYAPPYSSAKDPVNMAGFIAENVLTGKDEIILTEDIDNRDKDKTQLVDVRTELECSNGIIEGAINIPSEDIRARMNELDKSKEILIYCQVGLRGYIVARILRSNGFKVKNLTGGYKTYTMGKFKPRDVVMNNSGEGGSMDLRGKKSNVSLESNLNEYKEADEAYKKGDFDKNLDACGICCPGPLMRVNSNIQDMKEGEVLKVTASDQGFYEDIKSWCERTNNELLDRKKEKGNIIAFIKKGNKKQAVSNSNSVNNGTIAQKDNKTLVVFSGDLDKALASFIIANGAAAMGKKVTMFFTFWGLNILRKHEKVSVSKGFMDKMFGFMMPRGAKRLKLSKMNMLGMGTKMMKMVMRNKNVSSLDELIKAAIDSGIEIVACQMSMDVMGLKQEELIDGVKVGGVGYYLGEAEDSNVNLFI from the coding sequence ATGAAAAAAATAGTGATAGTTGGAGGAGTAGCTGGAGGAGCATCAGCTGCTGCAAGACTTAGAAGACTTGATGAAAATGCAGAAATAATATTGTTTGAAAAAGGTGAATATATATCTTTTGCAAATTGTGGATTACCTTATTATATTGGGGAAACCATAAAAGAAAGAGAAAAGCTGTTAGTGCAAACTCCTGAGGCCATGAAGGCAAGTTTTAATATTGATATTAGAGTAAATAGTGAAGTAATAACAGTAGATACTAAAAGTAAAAAAGTAAGGGTTAGTAGTAAAGACAAGGGAGAGTATGAAGAAAACTATGATTATTTAATTTTATCACCTGGGGCAACTCCTATTAAACCCCCTATTCCTGGAATACAAAGTGACAAGATATTTACACTAAGAAATGTACCTGATACTGATAAAATAAAAGCTTATGTGGATAAAGAAAATGTAAAAAATGCAATTGTTATTGGTGGAGGATATATAGGAGTTGAAATGGCTGAGAATCTTAAAGAAAGAGCCTTAAATACAGCTTTAGTTGAAGCGGCACCACATATATTAGCACCTTTTGATTCAGAAATGGTAACTTTTGCAGAAAAAGAATTAGAGGATAACGGCGTAGGAATTGTATTAAATGATGGGGTTAAGGAATTTAAAGAAGATGGAACAGGAGTAAATGTAATTCTAAACAGTGGGAAAATTTTGTATGCAGATATGATTATACTTGCTATAGGAGTAAAACCGGATACTGCCTTTTTAAAGGATTCAGGAATAGAGTTTGGAACTAAAGGTCATATAATAGTAAATAATAAAATGGAAACTAAAGTGGAAGGGGTATATGCAGTAGGAGATGCTATTGAAGTAGTTGATTTTGTAAATGAAAGTAAAACTGCTATTGCACTTGCTGGACCAGCAAATAAGCAGGGAAGGATTGCAGCAGATAATATATGTGGTTTAAATTCAATTTATAAAGGAACAATGGGAACAGCAATTATTAAAGTATTTGGATTGACAGGTTCAAGCACAGGGAACAACGAGAGAACATTAAAATCAAAGAACATACAATATAAGGCTATATATCTTCATCCTAATTCAAGTGCTGGCTACTACCCAGGTGCAGCACCAATGACAATAAAGCTTATTTTCAATGATGAAGGAAAGATACTAGGAGCTCAAGCCTTTGGATATGCTGGGGTAGATAAGAGAATTGATGATATAGCTATTACTATGAGGCTTGGTGGAACGGTTTATGATTTAACAGAATTGGAACTTGCATATGCACCGCCTTATTCTTCAGCTAAAGATCCTGTAAATATGGCTGGGTTTATTGCGGAAAATGTCTTAACTGGCAAAGATGAAATAATACTTACAGAGGACATAGATAATAGAGATAAGGATAAAACACAACTTGTTGATGTAAGAACTGAATTAGAATGCAGCAATGGAATCATAGAAGGAGCTATAAATATACCTTCAGAAGATATAAGAGCTAGAATGAATGAACTGGATAAAAGCAAAGAAATATTAATTTATTGTCAGGTAGGACTTAGAGGGTATATAGTTGCAAGAATTTTAAGGTCAAATGGATTTAAAGTCAAAAATCTAACAGGTGGATATAAAACCTATACTATGGGTAAGTTTAAACCAAGAGATGTTGTAATGAATAATAGTGGTGAAGGCGGTTCTATGGATTTAAGAGGGAAAAAATCTAATGTAAGTTTAGAGAGCAATTTAAATGAATATAAAGAAGCTGATGAAGCATATAAAAAAGGAGACTTTGACAAAAACCTTGATGCTTGTGGAATATGCTGCCCAGGACCTTTAATGCGTGTTAATAGTAATATACAGGATATGAAAGAAGGAGAAGTATTAAAGGTAACGGCATCAGATCAGGGATTTTATGAGGATATAAAATCTTGGTGTGAAAGAACTAATAATGAACTCCTTGACAGGAAAAAGGAAAAAGGTAATATAATAGCTTTTATAAAAAAAGGCAATAAAAAACAAGCAGTTTCAAACAGTAATTCAGTTAATAATGGTACCATTGCACAGAAAGACAATAAAACATTAGTTGTGTTTAGTGGAGATTTGGATAAAGCTTTAGCATCCTTTATAATAGCTAACGGAGCAGCGGCTATGGGTAAAAAAGTTACAATGTTTTTTACATTTTGGGGACTTAATATTTTAAGAAAGCATGAAAAAGTTAGTGTCTCAAAGGGATTTATGGATAAGATGTTTGGATTTATGATGCCAAGAGGAGCTAAAAGATTAAAGCTTTCCAAAATGAATATGCTTGGAATGGGTACAAAAATGATGAAAATGGTAATGAGAAATAAAAATGTTTCTTCACTAGATGAGCTAATTAAAGCAGCTATTGATAGTGGAATAGAAATAGTTGCATGTCAGATGAGTATGGATGTAATGGGACTTAAACAAGAAGAGCTAATAGATGGAGTTAAAGTAGGTGGTGTAGGATACTATTTAGGAGAAGCAGAAGATTCTAACGTTAATTTGTTTATATAA
- a CDS encoding permease, which translates to MFTPLQIFADWLIYNVFGIVKESRIGSALNFFVFDTIKIFILLLIIIYVITFIRSFFPPEKTKKILAKSKGSTFIGHVLAALLGIVTPFCSCSAVPLFIGFVEAGVPLGVTFSFLIAAPMVNEVALGLLYGLFGIKIAVIYVVSGEIIAIISGIIIGKLKMEKYVEGYVYKMQMNSDLELPDPTTKERLIDSWNFTRDLIKKIWLYVIIGIAIGGFIHGWIPAGALAKYAGKSNPFAVFVAVVIGVPLYSNAAGVIPLVSELTRAGVAMGTSLAFMMAVTALSLPEAILLRRVLKPKLLAVFFGVVALGIVFTGYLFNFVIR; encoded by the coding sequence ATGTTTACACCATTACAAATTTTTGCTGATTGGCTTATTTATAATGTATTTGGAATTGTTAAAGAAAGTAGAATTGGCAGTGCTTTAAATTTCTTTGTATTTGATACAATAAAGATATTTATTTTACTATTAATTATAATTTATGTAATAACTTTTATAAGAAGCTTCTTTCCGCCGGAAAAAACGAAAAAGATACTTGCAAAGAGTAAAGGAAGTACATTTATTGGGCATGTTCTTGCAGCATTGCTTGGAATTGTAACACCATTTTGTTCATGTTCTGCAGTGCCGCTTTTTATTGGCTTTGTTGAAGCAGGAGTACCTCTTGGAGTTACATTTTCCTTTCTAATAGCTGCGCCAATGGTAAATGAAGTTGCATTAGGACTTCTTTATGGTCTGTTTGGAATAAAAATAGCTGTGATTTATGTAGTTTCTGGTGAAATAATTGCGATAATAAGTGGTATTATAATTGGAAAATTAAAAATGGAAAAGTATGTGGAAGGATATGTTTATAAAATGCAAATGAATTCTGATTTGGAATTGCCGGATCCAACTACAAAGGAAAGATTAATTGATTCCTGGAATTTTACAAGAGATTTGATAAAGAAAATATGGCTGTACGTAATAATCGGTATTGCTATAGGTGGCTTTATACATGGATGGATTCCAGCAGGAGCATTAGCAAAATATGCAGGAAAGAGTAATCCATTTGCAGTATTTGTAGCAGTTGTAATTGGAGTTCCATTGTATTCAAATGCTGCTGGAGTAATTCCATTAGTTAGTGAACTTACAAGAGCTGGAGTTGCAATGGGAACATCGCTAGCATTTATGATGGCAGTTACAGCACTTAGTTTGCCAGAGGCAATTCTTTTAAGAAGGGTTTTAAAGCCTAAATTATTAGCAGTATTCTTTGGGGTAGTAGCACTCGGAATAGTATTTACTGGTTATTTGTTTAATTTTGTAATAAGATAA
- a CDS encoding class I SAM-dependent methyltransferase, producing MHKFDIKKLEKLDNLKRRESMPPEETLKKFKIGDKGTLIDIGCGIGYFTIPASKIITNGNVIGVDIMTEILDIAREKAGDISNIEFKKSEEYSFPVEDSSIDYVFVCNVVHEIEDKVRFFTEAKRVLKDKGYVYIIDWDKRDMKDGPPANERISKEEVRNLVETLDFTFLEEVNINTEHYGLKFKI from the coding sequence ATGCATAAATTTGATATTAAAAAGTTAGAGAAATTGGATAATCTAAAAAGAAGAGAGAGTATGCCTCCTGAAGAAACTTTAAAAAAGTTTAAAATAGGGGATAAAGGTACATTGATTGATATAGGTTGCGGCATAGGTTATTTTACTATACCAGCATCAAAAATTATTACTAATGGAAATGTAATTGGTGTAGATATAATGACAGAAATTCTTGATATTGCGCGAGAAAAAGCAGGAGATATATCTAATATAGAATTTAAAAAAAGTGAAGAATATTCTTTTCCAGTAGAAGATAGTTCTATTGATTATGTTTTTGTATGTAATGTTGTTCATGAAATAGAGGATAAGGTAAGATTTTTCACTGAAGCAAAAAGAGTACTAAAAGATAAAGGATATGTTTATATAATTGATTGGGATAAAAGAGATATGAAAGATGGACCACCTGCAAATGAAAGAATATCAAAAGAAGAAGTAAGAAATTTAGTTGAAACTTTAGATTTTACATTTTTAGAGGAAGTAAATATTAATACTGAACATTATGGATTAAAATTTAAAATATAA
- a CDS encoding sulfite exporter TauE/SafE family protein — translation MSNIVLFIVIGCIAGILSGLFGIGGGIIIVPALIYLCGFTQLKAQGTSLAILLPPVGILAFMDYYKNGNVNILAGILICIFLVIGSVLGAKMSHVIPVGIMRKLFGILMMLIAVKLIFSK, via the coding sequence GTGAGTAATATTGTTTTATTTATTGTTATTGGATGTATCGCAGGTATTTTGAGCGGATTATTTGGTATAGGTGGAGGAATTATAATAGTACCTGCATTAATTTATCTATGTGGATTTACCCAGTTAAAAGCCCAAGGCACATCTCTTGCAATTTTATTACCTCCGGTAGGCATACTTGCATTTATGGATTACTATAAAAATGGAAATGTCAATATTTTAGCAGGAATATTAATATGCATATTTTTAGTTATAGGCTCAGTTTTAGGAGCTAAAATGTCTCATGTAATACCAGTAGGTATTATGAGAAAATTATTTGGTATTTTAATGATGTTAATAGCTGTTAAATTAATTTTTAGTAAATAA